In Oryza sativa Japonica Group chromosome 8, ASM3414082v1, the sequence catgcatgctcgaTTGCCGGCTGGTTCCTGCTTTTCTCAAATGCAGCACTTCGTGGCTTCGTGCGATTGTCAGCAATGTCCCGACACAGCTGCATAAACAATCAAACACTTGCACAGTGCGTGCGTGTAAGTACGACGTCCGTTTTTCTTTTATCACCACATGCAATTCTTTTAGTACTCTCGTGCATCTACCATTGTCAATCCCAGCGATCAATCAACCCTagcaaaaaaacacacatagGGTTAAGTTTTTACTGTGTTTTTTATATGAAGAATAGAAAGTTTATTTGTTCTTACTCCAAGCAGAAACGAACAGTAGTACTACTGTGGAAGAAATAAGAGAGATCTaggcctgtttggggagctttagattatgagaagcagctgtttgatagccagcttctgagaatctgaaaaagctctaaaacccagcttctctagcttctggcttcttagttcatttttcagaatctgtaactacagattctcagaagctgtggactgtttAGGCAGCTTTTAGCAGAAGTAGTTTTTGAGAAAAGCTGCAGCTGGaacaagctcccccaaacaggacCCTAGTGAGGGAGTGTGTGTCTTTGTGCACTTGTTTGGTTGTGCATTTATTTTGACTACCAGAGGAAGGTAGCAGGGCCTGCAATGGCAGCATTGGGGTTTGGAATGGAGTTTGCACGAGTTGGGCAGTGAAATTCACTCGTCGTCGTACCTGGACCCCAGAGCCCCAGTACTTGTTTTTCCACTTTGATCAGCTACCTTAACTTGCCACAATTGCCCTTGCAGGGTTGTCATTTCTACTACCCATGCCTCGGTCCTAAAATACAATGGCTTTTGAAGATACTAAATTAAATCGATTGAGATGAGAAAATAATAAAGAGGTAAATTAAATAAGAAATGCTTGTTGATCAACTTGTTACTCTAGCCCAACAAGAACTACACCCACCATAGTTCCCTCGCCTCGCATGTCAGTTTCGTCGAGGTGGTAGGAGAGTAGGTGGATGCGGACAACCCATCTGTTACCATGGCCATGAACCAAAGGCTGGAGCCCAGAGCGGGGAGAAGCCAATACCAATGTCGAGTGTAGAGTGGAAATTGAGGAAGCAATGAAGTAACATGATATTTGCACCATTTTACAGTCCTTCAAGGGGAGAAATCTAGGTGTTGACAACACGCCATCGCCAGGTGACAGCGAATCGACACAATGTGAAGATCGACGACCATCACCTCTTTGAGGCCCCTTGATGGCGGGCAGCCTCCAATCCACTTGACGGTTATCGTTTTTAACCTTGTTGACAGCCAAATCCGCACCACtacccttcctcctcgccgtcctaGTTTGATGACCAACGCCTACCGCTTCAACTTGAGCACCTACACCATGCTGCCATCGTCATCTCCAAGCAAAGCCAATGGGCTAGGGATGTGCCACCGTCGCCACATCCAAGTAGCGCTATGTATATTGTTGTTTCTTCATACTAATTGTTGTTCCCGATGGTTAATTATGGATATGATGTGTTTGTTGtgatcatacacttgagtttggctAATTGTCTTACTAATGGTTTGCTGGTGTTGTTTTCTTGTTATTAGCTTGTGGATACTATCGGGCGTGGGGACATATCAGGTGCCCAACACCCGTTACAAGGGGACGGGAAAACCAGCCACCATGTgctgggatggggatggggatggtcGATTTCTTCTGGTGTGGCCTATGCGGATGGGTATATGTGAAGGCAAGAGATGAGAGAGGTGACGTAACTATATTAGCAATTGATCGAATGGATACTATACAAAcaaatatgtctagatttatatatataatttgatttattttataACAGAATGAGTACTTTAAAACAAGTTTCATTCGGTTCAAAAGTTGCAGTAGTATCAacaatatatgcatgtgtaaCACAACGGTAAATAGGATGTGAGCATCAACTGCTATACTAGCTAGTGGCAGTCTACTGCAAAGGTGGCGTCcccgaggagggagagaaggagaaaaggttgggtgaaaaggagggagagaagaaaaggtgaTCGATCAGGTCGATGTGATCACAATTCTTTGGCTCCATCGATCCAAGCTACTGCTACTCCAGCTATCCATCGATGGAAACGATAATCCCGATAAGATAACGGCGACAACGCACATCGATTAGGGCTAGGGTTTGTTGAGAAAAACAAATGGTATCCTCCTCCTAGCTAgggtaaataattaatttgctTAGGCTGCACCAATGATTGCCATATGAATGCTTGATCACAAACTCATCAGCTATATCTACTGCTCCCCTACGAGGAAACTCGGCTTTtgttgagataaaaaaaaaagggggaaaactcAGCTTCTGGTTTAATGACTGGCCATCTACTACTCCATGCTAATCAAAACAACCTCTTTGATTTGTGTTTAATTTGATACTCTTGATTGGAATATACTCGGTAcatttcaaaataaatcaacctaAAATATGACATGATattctatccagattcgttcCGCTTTCTTCGTTACTTGTATCCCAATTCTTCTCGTCCCGCTCTCTTCGTGTTAAGGCATCCACAATATGACGTGACACCCTAAATAAACCAACCTAAAATATCATGCTAAATATGACGTGATATTCTATCTAAGGTATATTATCACGTCATACTATGGAAGCCCTAACACAAAGAAAGCGAAATGAGAAGAATTGGGATACAAGTAACTAATGGGGTGTTTGGACGTGACTAAAACTAGTTTTAtagtccatgtcacatcggatgtttgacactaattagaactattaaacgtaaactaatgacaaaacccattctataaccctggactaattcgcgagaagAATCTATTGAGcttaattaatacatgattaggctatatgatgctacagtaaacattatctaattatagattaattatgtttaaaaaatttatctcgcgaattagctctcatttatgtaattagttttgtaagtagccTATGTtcaatactccaaattagtgccaaacatccgatgtggcacggactaaagtttagttctggatccaaacaccacctaagtagTCTTGACACCGTTTGACAGTTAACGGGCAACGTTTGTACTACTACAGTATAGAACACGAAGAAATCCGTGGGACAGATCACAGATGGGTGAGCAAAGGCAAACGCGCGTACGTAGGTGCAGTGAAAATCTGGCTGGCAGCACTGTTGCATGCCACTGTACATTCTCACACTCCTCCTATACACATTTCGATCCTGATCCACGGCCGCGCAGCGCAGCGCAGCGCGGCGAGACAACGATCGAGTTTGTTGcgcccgcgcggccgcgcgcgaCGAGGTGCGCAGCGCAGGGCTTCATTAATGGGGCGCAGGAGCCAAAGCTAGCCCAGGGTGAAGCCGAAGCCGAAGCTGCTGGTGCTAGCCGGCCATGGCAGACAGCTTCAGAAATCAGAatctcagagagagagagagagagagagagagagggagggaggcacGGCCACGTGCGAGAGCGGCGGGACGGAGGTGACGAGTcgggccggggggggggggggggggtggcgcTCGTGCGCATCCACACGCGATCGTCCAATCTACTCTACCggatgagcagcagcagcagctttcTTCTCACCTGCGCCCATGCCACGCATGCGTACCATACCTCTGTCCATTTCGCATCCAAATTTTCATGAAAATTGCTATGCATGCTACTacttccgttctaaaatatagtaatttttagTTATAAATCTAGATACAcagatgtctagattcatagctaaaagttgttatattttaagacggagggagtattacttaACTATCTGTCGCAAAGTATAAAAGCCTAGCTAATACTGGATAGGATACATCCTAATATAAACACTAGTATGAATAAActatctgtccagattcatagtaataGAATGTGTCCCATCCAGTACTAGACTTACGTACGATTGAATTTGATCAACGGCCGTAAACGGTTGCGGTGCATATATATGGACATGCTTTGTTTTGATTGATATGTGGTTACATGTCTCTAGTTGTAAATGAGTTGTACATAGCTGGTACCGGTTCCAAACCTCTTATATATGTCGGTTTTCTAAACCGGCACCAATATAACATAACTAATAAGAATAGTCGTTGTTGTCAGATTTAGAATCAGCACCAATAATACTTTTATTCTATTTTTATTCTGCCAAAAAACTCATTAAAAAACAttttataggtgttggttttaaGTAAAACCGGCACCAACAAAACCGATGTCTGTGTGGTGTtctgtactctctctctctctctctctagctatAGGAcggcaaggaaaaaaaaattcaggtgTGTGCTATTATTATATGCATCGATGAAACTGAAGCTACAGTTGTGTCCCATTCGTCGTGGTACGTGGGACTGGGAGTACGCTGCACGGGCGCCTGGCCCCGGCCGCCCAACGCAGTCCATCTGAAACAAGTCACCGACGATCGATATATTTGCTCCTCTCGAATCTCGATCGATGGCCATCTGACAAATGTCACGAATTGAAGCTTCAATCTTTCTTTTCTCCATGCACGCACACGTACTACTCTCGACACTATTGCCATCGATCGTGAGATCTATCGGAACTCAATAGAAATACAAAGAGATGGATCGACGTATCTTCGGAATTAAGAATCTTGACGACTATTCTGAACTTCCAAAAGATCGATTCTCTTAGCTTCAGTAGTAATATTATTGATGCTATTGCGTCCAAGATTTTACCTTCCATAATAAACAGTTAATAATAGTATTATATTTCTCCCAGATTGCTGCATGGAATTGCGAGCGAATTGGAACAGCTAGTGCAGCCTGCAAACTGCAAAGGATGGGCGAACAGCTCAATCAATGCACACGAGAGGCAACAAGCGAAGAACAGCCAGATGCTGCATGCTGCAGAGCTACTAGTAGCTTTATTTGCTTTGCACCTGCACTCACGTTCTGGCGCATTTAAAGGGCAACGTCGTCGCAAGCAGAGGCTTTGGAATCGGCGACAGCAGCAGATGCAGATCGAGAGCTTGGTGGTGCCCGGCCATGGCGGCCAGGTAGGATGGATGGATGCTGGATGTGCAAGGGGAGGAGATCGAGGGAGACCTGGTGGTTGTCCAGCTGCTTGGCTCTCTGCAGGTTTCAGAGACTGCAAGTTtctgcttgcatgcatgcattcatcAGGCAAAACATGCATTCatcttctttttcctctctttttagtTTCCTGCTAATTGCCATTTGTTCCACACCATTTGTTCTGCACTGCAGGCGCTTCTAGAAGATGAAAAGTTCAGCTTCTCTGGGCCCAACACATTGTACATTGTAGGAAGAGTGTACTACTATATTTTATTTCAAGcttgaaatttgttttttttttgaattaatCACCAGGGGGAGAGATCTCCCACCTGaaatatattgaaaaaaaaaggaagaaggggTACAACCAGAAGCATTACAGCATTAGTCATAGCGaatagaagaagaaagaagacttTTCCAGTTGGTCACAACCGGCCTATCTTCTCTACTGAGGTGCTCAGCCCACAAAGTAGCGTCCTCAATACATTTAGCCACTAACCTTGTCCGGGAGTTAGGGAGCCCCCGGAAAACAACGTCGTGTCTATGGTTCCAAAGTCCCCAGAAACAAAGTAAGAAAAAAACTTGGAAGTGCTTGACAGGCAAGTGGCAGGGAGCAACGAGGTCAGCAAGATCTTGAACATTCGAAACAACAGATGTACGCAAGGCTCTCCAGAATTCCTGAGCGAATTGGCATTGGAGAAAGAGATGAGTTGCAGTTTCGTCAGCACAGTTGCAGACGATGCACCCGGCTGTTGGAACAATGTTCTTCTTGTGCAGATTAGCCTTGGTAGGGAGCCGATCCTTAGCTAGAAGCCAGGCGAAGAATTGTACTCTCGGCGGAGCTCGATTGTCCCAGATGAAGCGCCAGTTCTTGCACAGAGGTAGGCCCATATGAGTAGAAGAATAGATAAACTTTGTGCGAAGGATCCCGGGAGCATCACGCGACGGACATAGATCAGTAGAGTTACTGAGGTAGAAGTTTTGTAGCATCTCTCTCAATCTCGCTAATTGAGTTTCAGCAGTGGATGACAGCCTGGGGGCGAACTGATCTTCAATTGGCTTCGAGAGGAACACCGCAACTGTTGCTTCCCTGTTGAGAGCATGAGAGAACAGGGGAGCAAATCGATCTTTGAAAGTACTCGAACCATACCAACAGTCATGCCAGAACGAAGTGCGTGTGCCATCCCCAACTTGAACGCGCGTTAGGCGCTGGAGAATCGGTAGGAGAGTGGATAGGGAGTCCCAGTGGGGACCCAATTGATTGTCACAAAAGAGAGCAGAGCCAGAATGTTCTTGCCAGATCCACCGTCCCCAAGAGGAGTCTGTCGAATGAAGATGATGAAGTCTTTTTACAAGCAAGGCACAGTTTTGATCATGCATGTTTTTAATCCCTAGACCTCCCACTTCTCTGGCAGTGCACACTTTATCCCAAGCAACAAGGCAGCTAGAGCCACTACAAGAATCATCTCCAGACCAAAGGAAAGCCCTCCGTTTTTTATCAAAAGCTTCAATTGTTCCTTTGGGAAGCAGAAGCGCCGACATTGCATAGACCGGGAGGCTATCAAGAACCGCGTTGATAAGCACAATTCTCTCTGAATAGTTGAGGAGTTTGGCTTGCCAAGAGGAGAGGTAGAAATCAGCTTTAGCTATCATGGGCCGGAGTCCAGAGATCAGCAATGTGGAGTTTGCTATGAGAGAGAGGTAGTCCGAGGTAGGAGAGGGGGAAACTACCAGTCTTGCATTGTAGGATGTTGGCAAGGGCGGTTGTTACCTCATCCGGCACATGCATCGTGACGAGGGTGCTTTTAGAGAAGTTGATATGCAAACCGGTGGCTGCTGCAAAGTGATTTAGACAGGTTTTAAGCGCCGCCAAATCTTGCTCAGTCGCTCTGCAGATGATGATTGTGTCGTCCGCATATTGGAGGGTTGCACAAGGTTGATCCGGATATATAGGATGTTTAATTTCGCCCGAATGTCGGATGAGTTTCTGTAGCACATCAGCGACAAGGATGAACAGATATGGCGACATTGGGTCACCCTGTCGAACTCCTCTTTTGCAGTTGATCCAGTTCCCAGGAACGCCATTGATCATAATTGCTGACTTAGAAGTTTGTAGCAGTCTATTCGTCCAAGATCTCCAGAGGAATGGGAATCCGCGAGCTTGAAGGATTCTGTCCAAGCTATCCCATGCAACTGAATCAAAAGCTTTCGTGAAATCCAACTTTATGACTGCAGCTGCGCATTTTCGTTTGAAACAACATTGCAGAAGCTCacttgcataaatgaagttctCCGAGATGCTTCTCCCTCTTAAGGAAACCTGACTGATCCAAGTCGATGAGGGGTGGGAGTTGCCTTTGCATTCTATTCGCCATGACTTTGGCTATTATTTTAACAGAGCAATTTTGGAGGGAGATTGGCCGGTAACCGTCAGGAGTATTTGTTTTGCCCGGTTTTGGGATAAGAACGATGAATGCCCTGTTTATTCTTTCCATGTCCGCAGTTTCGTCATAAAAGCTCtgtaatagatgaagaatatcTGGTTTGATCATTGCCCACGCTGCTTGGAAGAAACCTGGTCCAAATCCATCAGGACCAGGGGCACTGTTCTTATCCATATGTTTGATAGCCTGGAAGATCTCTTGTTCAGAGAAAGGTTGAACTAATTCATCAGCATTCGCCATTGCACATCCATGGTAAATAGTATGCAGGTCAAAAGACCATGAAGTCTCAGTGGACGCACCCAAGATGCTATTGTAATAACTGAACATGGTGGTGGCCTTATCAGAGTGTTCAGAGACTTCCATGTCTGTTAATTTGATAGAGCGAATAAAAGTTCTTCGATGGTTCTGAGTAGCATGAGCCTTGAAGAAATGCGTGTTGTCAATACCCAATCTAATTTTCTTTACCTTCCCCCTTTGCTTCCAATACGATGCTTGCATGAGTTTGTACTGAGTGAATTTGTCTTGGACCATTTGCCGCAGCAGACGTTCAGGAGCTGAGAGCTCTCTTAGTTCCTCAAGGAAATCAAACAAATCAATCACGAACTTGCAATCATTGTCGAGAAATCTGCAGGAAGTTCTATTTTTAGTCCAGTTCTTGATCTGTGATCTGGCTTGTTTGAGTTTCCCAGCTAAGTTTGCAGCCCCGTCCGTTGAAATTTGGTCTGCAGACCAACTTGCAAGCGCTGTGGGAAGAAATTGATTGTCTAGAAGATTGGAGTTTTCAAACCGAAAGACCGAAGGCCGAGGAACTCGAGTGGCCGCGGTAATGACCAGAGGAACGTGATCAGAAGTAGTCCTAGTAATGGAATTTAGATGAGAGCTAGGGAAAACGCGGTCCCAGAGCTTGAAATTTGTGACTGCTATTTCATGGGAATACTTGTAATAATGAATAGTTGAGTGCATGGCTTATGCAGAGGATGGAATTGATATATTCCTTTATCTAAAAGTACATTGTAGGAAGAGTGGCTATACAAAGGAAAATATGCAGTGATACATAACATTCTGAAGCTAAGGTTAACGTAGTAAATATCAAAAGgactaataatatatatatgcacttcAGATTCTTTACCTGATGGGAATTCTGAAGCTATCCCTTTTCCATGAGATTTAATTTGGCTGACCACACTATAATGTTGCAGAATCTCTGTTGTGGGCATTCTGATGATAATGGGCTTGGACACTAAAATGTGAAGCCCAAACAGTAACCGGCCCTGCCCTATTTTCGATTCTTCTAGACAGCACAAAGCCCTTTATTGAAAAAAGTACACggaaggtcccttaacttgtcatcgggatataaaaacgtcctcaaaccgcaaaaccataTACTACGAGTCCCTTATCTATACAAAACTGGTCACAATAGGTCCCTCGGTTGTTTTGATCCCGGTTTAGTCCTACGTGtctgctgagtcagcgtgggacccacgtggaccccacatgtcaggatgccaccaacacctttctctttcccctcttctctctcacacTTCTCTGCACACTTGCACAGGCTAGcgacgggaggggaggaggtcgGTGGGGCACggtcccacgccgccggccgccgcttgcTCCGCGAAGTGGGCCGCgacggccgcgccgtctccgcccAGTTCGCCACCGCTGGCGCGGACCTGTCCtctggcgccgcggcggcgtcggcggcggggaggcgggtGCACGTGAGGAGGCCGGTGGGCGAGGCGGGACCGCCACCGCTGCAAGCAAACCGATTAGTTATCATGTTGAAGTGTTGAACACCCAGAAGCGAGGTTCTCAGGCTCAGCATTGATCCTGTTGTTCAATGGAGGAAGCCAACATTGGCGAGGACGAGCATAGCTTAGCTTAATTAACTAAAGATATATAGCTCGAGCTAGCTAGCCTATATATACACATGGCATTGGCTGGCTCTTGCATCTCCACACACACATTCAATTCACATATAAGAActaagctagctaagctaagcgAGATTATCACAGCAGCTAGCTGCTAGCTGAATTAGTATATATGGGATTCACGGTGACGAGGACGAGCAGGTCGCTGGTGCCTggtggcgccgtcgtcgccgacgccggcggagaCGCTGCCGCTGTCGGTGATCGACCGAGTGGCGGGGCTGCGCCACCTGGTGCGGTCGCTGCACGTGttcgaggccggcggcggcggtggcgagccgGCGAGGGTGGTGAGGGAGGCGCTGGGGAAGGCGCTTGTGGAGTACCACCCGTTCGCCGGGAGATTCGTGGAGGTGGTGGGggtcaacggcggcggcgaggtggcggtggtCGGACGGTGGCTTGCCGGCTGCAATGATGTGGTGCCTTGCCCCACCGGCCTCCTGCAAGTGTGCAGAGAATGAGAgaagggtgagagagaagggagaggaggggaaagagaaaGGTGTTCACGTGGCATCCAGACATGTGGGGtctacgtgggtcccacgctaactCAGCAGCCACGTAGAACTAAACTGGGATCAAAACCACCAAGAGATCTATTATGACCGGTTTTATATAATTAAGGGACCCGCGgcatctggttttgtggttcgaggatgttttttatcccgatgataagttgagggaccttttgtgtactttttccccctttttttccaTAGCTCAAGTTACCAGTTCAGCCCATTTTTCACTACCATAATGGGCCTAACTAGGCCCATATTGAAGCATCTGACCACTCGCCACTCATCTCATAACAAGAAAAATTCAGAGGACCAGAGTTTCAGACACCtgttttcttttgcttttttttttcccgattacACGGCAGAGTGCAGACGCAGTCGCGCACACACTACTACAAGCGCAACACTACACTCAACGTCCACGAATGCACTCCCTAACACACGCTCAAAAGAGACGAAAACCAGCAACACATCCTTGAGCACAATAAATTCCTGTCGAAAGCCCACTTACATATACATAATATATTCATAAACACCAAGATTTTAACACTGGTGATTGAAGTCATGCACCCACAACTTGACTAACACACCGCTAGTGCTTCCCCCATACACCAGTGTTTCATTTCCTGTTATTAGCAGATATATCATTCctagttgagaaaaaaaattactctgTTCATTGCAATTTCTGCAGTAAGAAAATAAGGTGATATGTAAAACTGCCATAACATGCACTGTTGAGTAGAACAaagttttctgaaaaaaaaaaacaatgacaaGCCATCACAGATCTCAGCTTCTGCTTTGCTGGGGTAACACTTCTACCACTAGTAGTAGCAGAGTAGAGTAGAGAGTACAGTAGAGAGCAAGCTTGGATTCCCATCGCAACAACCTCCACATGCCGGTGGCCATGTCTGCGTCGCGTAAACCTCATGGTAGCTTCACCTCATCATTCCATTGGCCCCAAgatccatttcttttttttttctgaagaaaaaaaaaacaaacaaacctcAGTTGGGCGCCCAGTTGCTATCCCTGATGACTCGAGAAATCAATTCGTACGAACCGGAAACAGCTCGATCAGGGAGAAGATGAGATGAGAAGAAGAATTTGGGGGCAGGATGACAGTGAGCAGTAGCAGTAGTAGCTCAGCTGTAGCTGCCATGGTCACACAGCTGGAGAGGAAAGAGACCCGGAAACAGAAGCAGAGACAGATCTgaatctttttgtttttgttttctgaaACAATCTGAATCTGATGACAAGAAACCCTTTCTTAATTCTCCACTGATGATCATCTGTTCGTTCGTCTGATTACAAGACATTTACATTTCCAAGAatcaaagagagaaagagaaagagacaGCAGCGGCAAGAACGCAAAAATGGAGGAATTAATGATATACACTACAGCTTTAAGTTCATGATCCGATCTTGATTTGCTTGGCCATTTGCGACATGttcatcatcagttcatcacacacaaatatatatgtactatatatatgtatatatatacctgaCCACCATCACCAGATCGGCTGCTTATTGAGGGAGCTGTACGTTAGCTTCGGTTTTTCGCCGGCGAGATCGGATCAGGGCTCcggcctggcggcggcggcggcgtcgccattGTCGAAGTTGTGGGCGTAGCTGACGGAGTCGTAGCGGAAGTCGTGGGCGGAGAGCGGGAGGCCGTCGcggccgaggaggcggcgcgcgccggcgcgGAGCCTGTAGAAGACGTGGCGCCACGTGCCGCGGCAGTGGCAGCCgagggcggcggcctcgtcgtcgtTCATCTCGAGGTCGCGCGCGAACGCCGGCCTCCGGTTCATCACCCACCCGAgaccccacccccaccaccgccgcaccgcgcccGCCTGCGCCGCCAGCGCCTTCACCGACGGCATCGACGTCGCCCGCCTGAACGCGCCCCCGGCCCCCGCCGACGACATCAGCGGCTGGATGCGCACCGAGAACGACGacatccgccgccgcagcccgatGAGGTGGTCGCCGCCTCTGCCCTTGCCGGTGGCGTTCGTCACGGGGAGGTTCTCCCGCTCCGCGCTCCGCCGCGGCTTGATCGTCTCGAGGATCGCGTCGGTCGCCATTGCGGTCGAGAGGTGGAGATCTCGGGGGGGTTTTCTTGGCGtttggttgggttgggttggtagcgagaggaaggagaagggggTTAATTCTTGGGGATTTCTTGGATTTCTTTTGCAGCGGCAAAGGGAGGGAATATTTGTGCATGGCAGGGGtctggtgggacccacctgcaGGTAGGCTGCACGCCTACTGGCTGTTACACCAAACTATGTGTGTGTTAGTGTGTACCCCTTTCAGTTTCAGCTACTCAGACACTCAGTTACTGTACCACTGGACATATTTAGGGtatgtttagttcgcgaaaagaaaatttttgggtgccTCATCGGATATTTGAcaggatgtcggaaggggtttcggacacgaataaaaaaattaattgcataactcgcctgaaaaccgCAAGATGagtttattaagcctaattaattcgtcattagcatacgtaggttac encodes:
- the LOC4346009 gene encoding uncharacterized protein, which gives rise to MATDAILETIKPRRSAERENLPVTNATGKGRGGDHLIGLRRRMSSFSVRIQPLMSSAGAGGAFRRATSMPSVKALAAQAGAVRRWWGWGLGWVMNRRPAFARDLEMNDDEAAALGCHCRGTWRHVFYRLRAGARRLLGRDGLPLSAHDFRYDSVSYAHNFDNGDAAAAARPEP